The genomic region GTATCGCGCGATGGATTTCGATCTTACGCCCGATCAGTTGGACGTCCAAAAGCTGTGCCGCGAATTCGCGGACGGCGAAGTCGCGCCGCATGCTGCGCGCTGGGATGAAAAGGCGGAATTCCCGCTTGAATGCGTGCGCAAGATGGCGCACTTGGGGCTGCTCGGGCTGCCGATCCCTGAGAAATACGGGGGAGCCGGCGCCGACACGGTCTCGTACGCGCTGGCGGTGATGGAGATCGGCCGTGCGGACGCCTCGGTCGGCATCACGATGGCCGCCCACGTCTCGCTCGGCACCGCGCCGTTCCTGATGTTCGGCAGCGAGGCGCAAAAGCAGCGCTATATCCCGCCGCTGGCGCGCGGCGAGCAGTTGTGGGCCTTCGGCCTCACCGAGCCGCAAGCCGGCTCGGATGCGGGCGCGACGGCGACGACCGCGCGCCTGGATGGCAGCGATTGGGTCATCAACGGCACGAAAGCATTCATCACCAACGCGGGGACGCCCATCAGCGGGGGCGTCACGATCACCGCGGTCACCGGGGTTGGGGCGAACGGCAAGGCAGAGATCAGCAACATCGTCGTGCCGCAGGACACGCCGGGGTACCAGCGTGCGCAGCCCTATAAGAAGATGGGCTGGCGGGCATCGGATACGCGCGAGCTATCGTTTGCGAACGCCCGCGTGCCGGAGGAAAACCTGCTGGGCGTGCGCGGGCGGGGTTTTCACCAGTTCCTCGACGTGCTCGACGGCGGGCGCATCAGCGTCGGTGCGCTCTCTGTCGGACTGGCGCAAGCCTGCTACGACGCGAGCGCAAGGTACGCGAAAGAACGCATGCAGTTCGGCTCGCCGATCTCCAAATTCCAGGCGGTGCAGTTCCAGCTCGTCGACATGGCGGTCGAGATCGAACTCGCGCGCACGGCGGTGCTCAAAGCGGCGTGGCTCAAGGACCGTGGACGCGACTTCGCCATGGCGGCCGCTATGGCCAAGCTGAACTCGGGCGAAGTATCGCGCCGCTGCGCCAATGCCGCCGTCCAGATCCACGGCGGGTACGGCTTCATGGAAGAGTATCCGGTCGCGCGCTACTGGCGCGACTGCAAGATCAACGAGATCGGCGAAGGGACCAACGAGGTCCAACGCATGGTGATCGGCCGGCTGCTAGGATTCTAGCGCTACTGGCATTGATACAGGAACGTCGTGGGCGTCATGCCCATGACTCGGCGCATGCAGCGCGCCATGTGGCTTTGATCGGCGAAACCCGCCTGCAGCGCGACCTCGCTCAGCTTGAGCATGCCGCGCGATAGCAGCTTCGCGGCGTAATCGACGCGACGCTGGATGACGTATTGATGGACGGGTGACCCGATGCTGCGCTTGAAGAGCGCCTTGAAATGCGATGCGCTCACTCCCGCGACGCGTGCCAGCTCAACGAGCGAGAGGTCCGCGCTGATGTGTTCGTCGACGTAGTCGACGACGATGCGCAGTTGCCGACGCGTGAGGCCGTGTCTTGGCATGCCGGCAAGGGTGCGCGCGTGGCGCCGTAGCAGTCCGACGGCCAACGCCGTGCCGAGTCCGTCCGCGTAGAGTCGATCGTCCGGCTCGCCCGCCTCCAGTGTCGCCGCCAGCGCCCAACCGATATGCTCCAAGCGTGGATCTCGGATCTCGAGCCCGGGCGCGAACTGGATCCGGTCGGCGTCAAGGCCCATCGATTCAGCCGTGTCACGCATCAGCGATGGGCTGATCCGAATGGCCAAGACCGTCGCCGGGCCTTCGTCTTCCCACGAAGCCGCGTAGCCGAGCGGCACGAAATCGATGTCGCCAGACGACTGCAGCCGGCGCTTGATGGGGCTGTCGCAGCGACAAGTCGCGACAACGGGGCTGCCGACGTGCATGCTGACATGGTGAAACGGGGCGCCGGGAACCTCGCAGAACCCGCCCGACGTGTCGTAAAGCGCAGCATCAAAACCGGTCCACGAACGCCCGTGGCTCGACGCGCGCAGCGCGAATTGCATCTCGCTGCCGCCGCCGGCCCTGACCCACTGGCGTTCCATGCTGTTTTTTTTGCCGCGCAGCGTGGGCGGACCTGGGCGCAGGCGCCCGTCAGTTCGTACTATTGGATGTCCGAACGTGCGCGACCCTGAAAACCAACCGTGATAGTGTGGGACATGCGGACGTGCACCAGCCCGTGGGGCACGCCCGCTCTTCTTCTAGCGCGTGGTGTCGACGGTGATCCCGAAACCGCTCAGCGGCGTAGTGGCATCGAAGAAGATGCGCCGGTTCGGCCACACGTTCTGGTTCCCGCTTGCGGTCGTCGCGTTGGGGAAGACGAAAACATCCGAATCGTAGACGAAGAGAATATCCCGGCCGACGTCATACGCAAGGCCCTTGGGCTGCACGAAGTTGGTGAGCGTCTGCGAGTGGGTGGTGGAGCCGTTGAAAGTGCTCGCGGTCTTGATGACGCTGATCTGCGGCGGCGAGACCTCCGTGACGAACAAGATGTCGGAGGCCGAATTGTAGGCAAGCCCGGTGCCGTTGCCAAGGCCCAGCCCGCTGATGGCGGTGGACTGGCTCTGCGCGATGGTCGTGCCGCCCGAGAGCGCGGCTGCCGCCGTGCCAAAACCTGGGAACTTCGCGACGACGGTGCCGTTATCGGCGACGAACAAGATGTCACGCACGCCGTCGTACAGCATCTCTTGCGGCCGCGGCGTGCCAGGCGCGGTCGCATCGGTGATGTTGAGGGTGACAAAACCGGCCGGTAGCGACGCTCCGGTCATGCTCGGCGCGTTCGCGTACACGTCCACCGTGTTGCCCGTGTTGTGCGCGACGATCAGCAGGTGGTGCACAGCGTCATAGACGGCCGCGCCTTCCAGATTGTTCGTATCGGCGTTGGTGACGGTGAACGTCGGCAGCGTGTTATTGCGGGTGGTGGCGAGCGTCCAGATGTCAATCGAGTTGTTGGTGGTGTTGGGGACGCTCTGATTCGGATACCACAGCGTATCGCTGAGCGGATCGTAGACCACGTCCGGGTTGGCGACGTCGCTGGTGGGCAGGATCACGCTCGCGACCAGACCGCTGTTGGCGGCCGATGCGCCCATGTAGGAGCGAACGGTTTTCGACGTGGCGTCCTGTACCCAGACCGTGTCCGGTGCGATCGAGCCGCTCGGGACCGGCGTCGGGGTGGCGGTCGAGGACGTGGTGCTGTTGGAGCATCCGGCGCCAAGGGCGACCGCCAGTGTGACGGCCACGAGCACAGCATAACCAACGCGCACGTTCATGAAGCGGAAGATCCTCTCAATAACGGTGGAATGGCCTTGGCTTCGCTCGCCGCAGCGGCACGCCCTTTGAAAAATCATAGGGCCGCCGGCGTTGACTGCCGGCGGCCCCACGGTCGTAGGGTCCAGTTCGTGCGACTTACATCTTGAACTGGACGTTGAAGGTGGCGTTGAACGGAACGACGGTACCGTTGCTTCCGTTATCGCCGGTCGCGTTCACGAAGTAGGGATACTTGAACTGCGGCTGGATCGTATCCCCAGGATTGTAGAAGTTGCCCACTGGCGGGAAGAATCCACTGCTGTTGCCATAGAGGCACCAGTGGTTGTCGTTCAACGTCCAGGGCTCTTTAGACCCGCCGCTGCAGAGGTTGACGATGTTCGCCAGGTTGAGCTGGTATGACACCCGAGGCGTTGCGGCATACGAGATGCCCATGTGCAAGCTGTACTGGTTCGGTTCAGTGAATGCACCGGGTTGATCGAAGTTGCCGGTGTACGGATTCGGAATCACGAGCGAACCACCGCAGGTCGTCGCGTCGGCCGCGTTGCCGCTGCCGCCGTACGGGTAGCGCGGGTCGCCGGTGACCGGCGTCGCGAGTCCTACCTTGCTGCACGAGCTCGGATCGAAGCCGTACGTCGTCTCGGGTGCGCCGTACTTCTGCCCGCCGTGGAACTGGAAGGACGGGATGAACGCCCACTTGTCCTTCTTGTACTGGACGATGAGCGTCACGACTTCCGGCACGACGTATCCAACCGATGAGAGCTGTACGCCCACCGGAACGATGTCGTACGGCGCATACTGCGCAGTCGAGCTGAGCAGCGGTCGCGACGGGGCGTTGAAGTACGGGTTGGCGATGCCGTTCCCATCGGTCGCGAGCGCGTTGACGCCGCCGTCCGTGCCGCACAAGCTTGTGGGGCTCGACGTCGGCACCGCACCGACGCACGCCGCGGTGAACGAGTTGTAGTGTTGGATGTCGAGGTTATCTTGCGCCAACACGGACTGGCCGTTGGGCAGCGGGTTGTACGTGATGTAGCTGTGCGTGTACGTCCACGCCAGCTGGCTGGCCCAGCCGTTGTTGTTGAAGTTGCCCATGTTGGTCAAGAACTCGAACCCGAGATTCGTCTCGTTGCCGACGTTCAAGCCGGAGACGAACGCCTGGGTCGGAGCGATGTAGATCTGCTGGACCTGGTTGTTCGTCTTGCGCAAGAACGGCGTCAGGACGAACGACGTCTGCGTGTTCGCGAACTGGTGCTCCCACGAGAGGTCGTAGTTGTACGAGATCGACGGGCTTACGACGTGGTTAGGCGACGTGAACCCGTATTTGTAGAACAGCGAACCGAGGAGATGTTCAGGCAAGTCCTGGTCCAAGCTGTTGTACTGCTGGAACGCCGCGTTGGCCGGCTCCGAATAGCGGCCAGCGGAGAAGCGCAGCACGTCGTTCGTGCTGAACGTATACGTTCCGCCGAACCGGGGCTCGACTTCGTTGTACGTGATCTGGCCGCCATTGGCGGTCGAGTCGGTCAGCGTCGCCGCGCTGTAGCCTGCACCCAGGGCCGAGCAGGGGGTCCCCGCCTGGAATCCCATCGTCGTCTCGTCGATGGGATTGCCGCCGTTGACGAGCGGGTTGACGCACGCCACCGCGTTCCAAGCATTGAACCAGTACGCACGCGTTCCCGTGCCCGTCGGCGTGTAGACGAACGTATAGATGTCATCCCGCACGCCGATGTTGAAGTTCAGACGATCGTTCGGTTTCCACGTATCTTGTGCCGAGACACCCCAAAAGCGCGGCGTCACGGTGTTGAACGTGGCGTACGGACCGGTCTCGGTCACATACCACGCGCAGCCGCCAGGGCACCCGGCGGCGGGTACTGCCGGTATGCCGACGCCCGCGCCGAAGAAGTTGCCCATCGCTCCCATGCAGTTGGCGCCGCACGTGAAGTTGCCGAACGCGAGGTAGTTGCCGCTCAGCGCGCCGCTTCTGCTCGCCTTGAGGCAAGAGTCAGGCACGCCGGGGTTGGCTATGTTGTAGCAGATGCCGCTGGTCGGATTCGTCGCGCTGACGAGCTGCGCCGCATCGCCGCGGGCACCGGACAGCGTGTTGAACATCTGCGTGTTGTTGTCGCGCACCGTGCTCGCCGTCGAGTACGTGCCTTCGATGTTGAGCAGGTTCTTGGGCGAGAGCTGATTGACGTAGTTGATCGACGCGCCGCGCGTGTGCGTCCACAGCTCGTAGTCAGGGGCGAGGCCGAAGTCCAGATTATACGCCCCTTGCGGATCTTGGATGAACCACCAGGAGTAGAGGCTGTATCCGTAGATGCGCAGATACGACGATGTGCCGATGTTGTGCTGGTATTGGAGCTTGAAGATCTCCTGGCCGTTGCTGTACCCCTCGTAACTATTGCCCGGGATGTTCGTACCGGAGAACGAGGAGTTCAAGAAGGCGTTTCCTTCGTTCGGATAGGCGTAGGGCACCACTTGATTGGCGACGCCAGGGTTCGCAGCAGTGAATAGGCCGCCGACCGGCCCGGTATACTGCGCTCCCGAGTAGTAGAAGGGTTGGCCCGGGCCCTCGATGCTGCCGGGGTTGTTCGCGAAGAAGCTTGGGCCGCCCCAGTCGTTAGGTGAGTTGTAGAAATTGGTGTACAACTGGAAGGTGTCATACAGCAGCTGGATGTCGTCTTTACCGGTGTCGCCCTTGTGCGGGATGCCGAAGTGGAAGTTGAAGACGTTTTCGCGATCTTCGATGTTCTTCGGCGTGAGGATGTTGACCGGACCGAGGTAATAGCCGCCCGGTCCGACGGGGACGCCGAGAATCGAGTTGGCGGCGTTGGCGTAGCAGAGCACGTAGTTCGACGCATTCGCGGACCCGCACTTGTGGCCGTCGCTCGCCATGTCGTACACCAGACCGTAGGTCGAGTTCTGGCTGACGCCGTTGTGGGTGTCATAGAAGTCCGGATTTTGGTTGATGATGCCCACACCGACGTAGTACGAGAAGTTGCGGTTGGGCGTCGCACCGCCGAATTCGATGCTCGCTTTGTTGTACAGGCTGGGGCCGCCGATTCCGAGATCGATGTTGCCGTATCCCGGATAGGTGCCGCTCTTGATGACCTGGTTGATATAGCCCGCCAGGCCCTGGCCCTCAGCCGAGGCCGGTGCAGCGCCCGTATAGAGCTGCAGCTCTTGCTGGCCGATGGCGGAGAGATTGGTCGACGGGTAGTTGTCGAACGACCGGTTCACCGGCACGCCGTCGAACTCGTAGCCGACCTGGTCGTAGTCGCCGCCACGGATGTTGACGGTCTGGAACCAGCCGCTGTTGCCGGGCGGAACGTATGCACCGGGAAGCGCCGCGATGGCGGAGTAGCCTTGGTTGGCGCCGCCGCCGCCGCCGAGCACCGCGGTGCGCGCCTGCGCGGCCGAGTTGACCGAGTAGACGTTGGCAGTCGTGCCGGGCTTGATGAGGTCGGATGACGCACGCGATGTGACCGTCGCTAGAGTCTTGATCGACGGCTTCACGACGAGCGTGAGGGTTTGCACTTGGTCCGCCAGCACGGTGACGCCGCGCTGCACGAACGTCTCGATGACGCCTTCTTTGGCCACCGTCACGGCGTACGTGTCGGGGACCAGCGAGACGAAACCGAAGTGACCACCATTGTCGGTCGTTGTGCTTGAGGTCTGGCTGGCCGAAGACGCGGTCACCTTCGCTTGCGCGACCGGTGCGTGCGTCTGCTCGGTCAGAACCGTGCCGTCTAACCCTCCGGTAACGCCTGCCAGTGCCCATGTTCCCTGGACGAGCAATACCAAGAGAGTTAAGAAGGCAATTCTCAGCAAACCTTTCATGGTTTTACAGGTTCCTTCTTAAGAGAAGCGAGTGTTGCAGATCCGCGCGCCGATTCGGACGGTGACCCATCTTTTCAGCCGCTCGAATACTGCAAAACAGACTACACCACGAGCGGTATAGGCCTGCATGTCCCACAATTTCTTTCCTAAGGCTCCTTTAACCTTGCGGCCCGCCGGAGTCCGGCGAGCCGCAAAACGGGCGTTTTCAGCCTTTCAGTTTCGTCTTTTAGACGCGCGCCGGAAGGCGCATCGCCGCCGCGATGAGGGACGGAATATCGGCCGGGCTTTCAGCCACCGGAACGTTCACCGATTCGAACGCGGCGATCTTGGCCTTCGCGGTGCCTCCGCCGCCGCTGACGATCGCGCCGGCGTGGCCCATGCGCTTGCCTTCGGGCGCGGAGCGGCCGCCGATGAACGCGACCACCGGTTTCACGATCTGCTTGTCTCGGATCAGCGCCGCCGCATCTTCTTCATCCGTACCGCCGATCTCGCCAACGAGCACGACCGCGTCGGTCGCGTCGTCGCGTTCGAACGCCTGCAGGCAGTCGACGAACACCGTGCCGATGATCGGATCGCCCCCGATGCCGACGCACGTGCTCTGGCCGATGCCGGCGCGCGTGAGCTGGTCGACGATCTCGTACGTCAGCGTGCCGCTGCGCGAGATCAGTCCGACGCGCCCGTGGCTGAAGACGTGGCCCGGCATGATGCCGGCGAGCGCTTCGCCGGGCGTGATGACGCCCGGGCAGTTCGGACCGATCACGCGCACCGACGGCGGGATGACCGACATCACCTTGAGCATGTCGTGCACCGGAATACCTTCGGTGATGCAGATGATCAGCGCGATACCGGCATCGGCTGATTCAAGGATCGCGTCCGCGGCGAACGGCGGCGGCACGAAGATGACGCTCGTGTCGGCACCGATCTTCGCGCGCGCTTCGCTGACCGTGTCGAAGACGTCGAACTGCTCGACGCTTTGGCCGCCCTTGCCCGGCGTGACGCCGCCGACGACGTTGGTGCCGTACGCGCGCATCCGATTCGCATGGTAGAGGCCCTCGCGCCCGGTGATTCCCTGCACGATGACCTTGGACGCTTTGTTCAAGTAGATGGACACGTCACGCCCCTCCGGCAAGCGCGACGGCCTGCTTCGCGCCCTCGTTCATCGTCTCGACGGACTTGATGCCGTTGGCCTGCAGCACCGCGCGGCCTTCCTTCTCGTTGGTGCCTGTCAAGCGGATGACGAGCTTGTCCTTGCTCCACGAACCGCCGCCGAGCGCTTCGACCAATCCCTTGGCCACTTCGTCGCCGCGCGTGATGCCGCCGAAGATGTTGATGAACAGCGATTTCACTTTGGGATCGGCGGTCACGATGTTGACGGCTTCGCGCACGATGTCCGCCTTGGCGCCGCCGCCGACATCGAGGAAGTTCGCAGGCTCGCCGCCTGCGGCTTTGACCGCATCGAGCGTGCCCATCACGAGCCCGGCGCCGTTGCCGATGATGCCCACGTCGCCATCGAGATGGACGTACGCGAGACCGACCTTGCGCGCGCGTTCCTCGAGCGGGTCGTTCGGCAGGTCCGTCTTCCACGCTTCGAGCTCTTTGTGGCGGAACAATCCGTTGTCGTCGATGTCGACCTTCGCATCCGAAGCGATGACCCGTCCGTCTTTGGTGATGGCGAGCGGATTGATCTCGAGCAGCATCGCGCCGACGTCGAAGAACAGCTTGTACAGTTTGCCTAGGATGTCGACGAATTGACCGCTCGCTTCCTTAGGGATGTGCGCCTCTCTGGCGACCCGCCTCCCCACGAACGGCCAATAGCCCATGGCCGGGTCGATGCGGTACTTGGCGATGGCATCGGGGTGGGTGGCAGCGACTTCTTCGATGTCCATGCCGCCCATCGCCGAGGCGATGATGATCGGCCGCTTGCTCTGGCGGTCGACGGTGATCGAGAGATACAGCTCTTTGACGATGTCGACGCGCTGCTCGATCCAGATGCGCTTGGCGATCTCACCCTTGATGTTCATCCCTAGGATCGCTGTGGCGGGCTCCACGACGTCGCGCTCATCGTTGGCGAATTTGATGCCGCCGGCTTTGCCGCGCCCGCCGATCAGCACTTGCGCTTTGACGACGCTGGGCGCCGGATTCGCGCGCATAATCGCGACGGCTTCGTCCACGGTCTGCGCCACCTTGCCCGCCGGCACTGGGATGCCGGCCGCAGCGAACAGTTCTTTGCCTTGGTATTCGAGCAGCTTCATCGTTCCTCGATCCCCGGGCTCAAGAGCCCGGGACTACAGTGCCGCGCTATCGCGGGACTACGGTGCCGCGTACGGCAAACGATCGCGCCGCGAGCGAGAATGTGCCGTCGGCCCGTTTGATGCCGAGTTGGTCGCGCAGACGTGCGGCAAGCGCGCTGCATTCGTCATCCGCCAGCGACGCGGCGTACGCGCCGGCCGGGCCTTGGCCGAGCAAGAACGGCGACCAATAGTCTTCGAACGACGCAAAGTCCATCTGGATCGCGAGATCGGCGGTGACGACGTCTGCGAGCCCCGCCTCGTTCAACAACGCGACGATCTCTTCTTTCGTGAACGCAGCCGAGCGTTCGCCGAATCTGACGTCCTCGCGTTGGGGTCCGACCGCTCGCCAGAAGACGTCGAGCATGTCCATGCCGTTGCCCAGGTTCCACAGCGCCGCCGCGATCGTGCCGCCGGGCCGGACGACGCGGTTCAACGTGGCAAGCGCGCCGCGGCAATCCGGGATGAAATTGAGGACCAATTGGCACAGCGCGCGGTCGAAGGAATCATCTGCAAAGCGCAGCGACGAGAGATCGCCGACTTCGAACTGGAACTGCGGCGGCACCTCGCGGCGCCGTGCGAACGCCACGTATGTCGCAGACGGGTCGATGCCGATGAGTTTCGCGCGCGGTGCGCGCGCGGCGACGGCAAGCGCGAGATTGCCGGTGCCCGATCCGATGTCGAGAATGCGGTCGCCGTCGTGCACCTGCGCGAAATCGAGGAACAGCGGCGCGAGCTTCGCCGACCAGCGCCCCATGAAACGCTCGTAGGCGGCCGGATCCTCGAAGTTGGCTGGCGTGCGTGCCTGCGTCACCTAGACGGCCTCACGGCTCGGCGGCTTTGCCCGAGGCGGTGGGGAGGCGCCGACTGGCACCTTAGGATGTGATGGTAATGGCGACTGGGTTGGACCAGGGGCTGTATATGCCCGCGGATGTGCTCGGCGACACCCCTGGCGCAACAAGTACGCGGCGCGCGACAACCGTGTAGCGTCCTGGCTTACTCAGCGTGTAGCCCCACCACGCCGTTGGAACAAATCCCTGACTAAATTCGGAACTGGACTGAATGTCCGGAGGCATCCCCAAAGCGTACTCTGTGTCGGAAACGGTCTCTCCTGGTTGCAGCGCCCTGGGCATAACCGACCCGCTTGTGTTCAACAAGGGTCCACTTGGTCGCGTGTCAGGAGTGACAAGCGTGCCCGTGGCATCTCGTACGCTGAGTTGCGAGTCATTCTGCGGACCGGAAAAGAGTAGGCTAAGTGGCGTCCCTGATAAGTTGTGCACGACGATCTTAACCCGGACCGTATCTCCCGCTTTGTAGGACGTCGTCTCGGGTATCAACGTAACGGCAATGCTGGCTGGCTGGGTGTAAGCAGCGGCGGCAGCCATCCAAGCCAGTGTCGCGGACGGCTGCGTCATCGCCGTAATGCTTAGAATGGTCACAAACAATTGCATTATCGGCCTTTCTCCTTTACAGGCGACTCGCCCTAGGGCAGATGTCCTGACCACTGGGGGAACGGTATGGACGTGTAGGCGTTCGGTATGGTTGCGGCGGGGTTTTGCGACCACGTCTGGCCCGACAGCGTCCAAGTTCCGCCCGACAATGTCGCCGTCCCAGACCAATTCCATGGTACGTAACCCAAGGGCACCCAAATGCTGTTCGCAATCCTCGGCTTATAGACGAACCAAGTTTGAAACTGATCGCTACGTGAAAAGTAGCTCAGATCCCATAGAGGCTTTACGGGCGCGTCGATGTTTGACCACGTCCCATTTGCCCCCGCGAGCAGTGGCGACGACGTGTTTGCATACAAGATGTCTCCAGGAATTGGTTCGTCCAACCGGTAGGTCGACCCGGTGTTGTCCACAGGAGCCGCGGTGGGAGGCGCGGTCGAAGCCACGGTCTGTTTTTGTTTGGTCGTCAGGACCTGGATCGCACTGATGTCTCCATCCACGCCGGATGGGCCAGTCGCAACAAAGATCCAGCTTATTCCTGGCGTTCCGGGGGGCACGTCTCCGAAACTTAGCGCAAGCGCTCCGCCCTCGGAATAGGCGGCGCCGAGCTGAACGCTCCCTGTCGTTGAAGTCATCGATACGTTCGTCGGACCCAGCACATTGTAGGAAACGGGAACCGAACCTGCGCCCTGAAACGAATCGACCGTATCCCCTTGAACGTGGCCGAGAACTTCGGCGAGCACATAAATCGTGCTGGCGTTACCGTAGTTGCCAGCGATGCTGCTATAGATCCAGTGCAGGCTCAGGGAGCAACGGACGATGCCAGGGGACTGCCTTGAGGCCTAGACCTGCCAGCGAGGCAACGGCGGCGGGGCGCTGGCTCGACGGAGCCGGGGGCAGTACGGGTGAGTGACTAGAACAGGCAACCGTTAACGCGGCTGCGACCAACGCGAAGAATGCGAAAAGCGATCCTCGATTTGGCATAACGAGCGCCCCCCGTCGTCTGTTAATCTAACTTGGACGCTCCGCGCCCATCGCCTCCGGCTCGGGCTTCGCCAACGCCCCATGAACCGCTCGTAGGCGGCCGGATCCTCGAAGTTGGCTGGCGTGCGTGCCTGCGTCATCTGCGCGGTCTCATCCGCCGGTGGGCTTGTCGGCGCCGGGCTCGCGCGCTCCATCGGCAGCGCGTCCACCGTTGCGTTTGGGCCGGCCCGTCGAGGTGCGTTCGTCGAGCCGCCCGAGCAGTTCGCGGGCGATCACGATGCGCTGCACTTCCGACGTGCCTTCGTAGATCTCGGTGATCTTGGAATCGCGGTAGTAGCGCTCAGCCGGGAATTCGGTCGTATAACCGTAGCCGCCGAGGATCTGCACGCATTCGGCCGCATGCTTGCGCGCCGCGCTCGAGGCGAAGAGCTTGGCTTTCGACGAGGCGTCGATGCTGCTCGCACCTTGATCCTTCTGCCATGCCGCGCGATACAGCAGCAGGCGCGCAGCGTCAAGATCCATCGCCATGTCCGCGACCTTGAACGAGACCGCCTGGAAGGCGCCGATCGGACGGTCGAACTGGAAGCGATCGAGCGCGTACCGCACCGACGTATCCAGGCATGCCGACAGTATGCCGACGGCTTGCGCGGCGATCCCGAGCCGGCCCACGCTGAGGTTGGCCAACGCGATCTTGTACCCGCCTCCTTCGTCGCCCAGCAGCCGCGAGGCGGGCACGCGCGCATCTCGCAGCACCAGATCGACGGTGTCCGACGATCGGATGCCGAGCTTGTCGGTCTTGCGGCCAAGCGTGAGCCCTGGGGTGTCTCGATCGACGAGGAACGCGGAGATGCCGCGCGGCCCGGGTCCGCCGGTGCGCGCGAAGACGACGTAGACTTTGGCGCGGCTGCCGTTGGTGACCCACTGCTTGGTGCCGTTGAGGAGGTAGCTGTCGCCGTGGCGTTGCGCGCGCGTGCGCAGCGCACCGGCATCCGATCCGGCCTCCGCCTCGGTCAGCGAAAATGCGCCCAGCCATTCGCCGGCGCACATCTTGGGCAGGTACAGCGCGCGCAGGTCCTCCGACGCGAACTGCTCGATGATACGCGTGATGAGACCGGCGTGCACGGAGACGGTGACCCCGACGCCGGCATCGCCCTTGCTCAGCTCCTCGATCGCAAGGGCGACGCTGACCGCATCGAGTGCCGCACCGCCGTAACGCTCTGAGACCGACATGCCCATGATGCCGAGGTCGCCGAGCTTGGCGAACAACTCGGTCGGGAAGGCGCCATCTTTATCCCAGCGGCCTGCGTGCGGCGTGATCTCGCGCGCTGTGAACGCCGCGACCATGTCGCGCACGGCTCTTTGGTCGTCGGTCAATTCGAAGTTCATGTGTACTCGTAGAAACCGCGTCCGGATTTCTTGCCGAGGCGCCCCGCCGCCACCATCTTCTTGAGCAGCGGACACGGCCGGTACTTGGGATCCGAGAATCCGTCGTAGAGCACTTGCATGATCGCGAGGCAGGTGTCGAGGCCGATGAAATCTGCCAGCTCGAGCGGCCCCATCGGGTGGTTCATGCCGAGCTTCATGACGGTGTCGATGGCCTCGGCGCTGCCGACGCCTTCCATGTGCGCGTAGATCGCTTCGTTGATCATCGGCATGAGGACGCGGTTGCTCACGAAGCCCGGGAAGTCATTGACCTCGACCGGCGTCTTGCCGAGCTGTTCGGCGAGCAGTTTTGTGGACGCATACGTTTCGTCCGAGGTGGCAAGCCCCCGGATGATCTCGACCAGCTTCATCACCGGCACCGGATTCATGAAGTGCATGCCGATGACGCGCTCGGCGCGTTTGGTCGCGGCACCGAGCTTCGTGATCGAGATCGACGAGGTGTTGCTGGCGAGGATCGCTGCGGG from Candidatus Eremiobacteraceae bacterium harbors:
- a CDS encoding acyl-CoA dehydrogenase family protein gives rise to the protein MDFDLTPDQLDVQKLCREFADGEVAPHAARWDEKAEFPLECVRKMAHLGLLGLPIPEKYGGAGADTVSYALAVMEIGRADASVGITMAAHVSLGTAPFLMFGSEAQKQRYIPPLARGEQLWAFGLTEPQAGSDAGATATTARLDGSDWVINGTKAFITNAGTPISGGVTITAVTGVGANGKAEISNIVVPQDTPGYQRAQPYKKMGWRASDTRELSFANARVPEENLLGVRGRGFHQFLDVLDGGRISVGALSVGLAQACYDASARYAKERMQFGSPISKFQAVQFQLVDMAVEIELARTAVLKAAWLKDRGRDFAMAAAMAKLNSGEVSRRCANAAVQIHGGYGFMEEYPVARYWRDCKINEIGEGTNEVQRMVIGRLLGF
- a CDS encoding helix-turn-helix domain-containing protein: MERQWVRAGGGSEMQFALRASSHGRSWTGFDAALYDTSGGFCEVPGAPFHHVSMHVGSPVVATCRCDSPIKRRLQSSGDIDFVPLGYAASWEDEGPATVLAIRISPSLMRDTAESMGLDADRIQFAPGLEIRDPRLEHIGWALAATLEAGEPDDRLYADGLGTALAVGLLRRHARTLAGMPRHGLTRRQLRIVVDYVDEHISADLSLVELARVAGVSASHFKALFKRSIGSPVHQYVIQRRVDYAAKLLSRGMLKLSEVALQAGFADQSHMARCMRRVMGMTPTTFLYQCQ
- a CDS encoding carboxypeptidase regulatory-like domain-containing protein, giving the protein MKGLLRIAFLTLLVLLVQGTWALAGVTGGLDGTVLTEQTHAPVAQAKVTASSASQTSSTTTDNGGHFGFVSLVPDTYAVTVAKEGVIETFVQRGVTVLADQVQTLTLVVKPSIKTLATVTSRASSDLIKPGTTANVYSVNSAAQARTAVLGGGGGANQGYSAIAALPGAYVPPGNSGWFQTVNIRGGDYDQVGYEFDGVPVNRSFDNYPSTNLSAIGQQELQLYTGAAPASAEGQGLAGYINQVIKSGTYPGYGNIDLGIGGPSLYNKASIEFGGATPNRNFSYYVGVGIINQNPDFYDTHNGVSQNSTYGLVYDMASDGHKCGSANASNYVLCYANAANSILGVPVGPGGYYLGPVNILTPKNIEDRENVFNFHFGIPHKGDTGKDDIQLLYDTFQLYTNFYNSPNDWGGPSFFANNPGSIEGPGQPFYYSGAQYTGPVGGLFTAANPGVANQVVPYAYPNEGNAFLNSSFSGTNIPGNSYEGYSNGQEIFKLQYQHNIGTSSYLRIYGYSLYSWWFIQDPQGAYNLDFGLAPDYELWTHTRGASINYVNQLSPKNLLNIEGTYSTASTVRDNNTQMFNTLSGARGDAAQLVSATNPTSGICYNIANPGVPDSCLKASRSGALSGNYLAFGNFTCGANCMGAMGNFFGAGVGIPAVPAAGCPGGCAWYVTETGPYATFNTVTPRFWGVSAQDTWKPNDRLNFNIGVRDDIYTFVYTPTGTGTRAYWFNAWNAVACVNPLVNGGNPIDETTMGFQAGTPCSALGAGYSAATLTDSTANGGQITYNEVEPRFGGTYTFSTNDVLRFSAGRYSEPANAAFQQYNSLDQDLPEHLLGSLFYKYGFTSPNHVVSPSISYNYDLSWEHQFANTQTSFVLTPFLRKTNNQVQQIYIAPTQAFVSGLNVGNETNLGFEFLTNMGNFNNNGWASQLAWTYTHSYITYNPLPNGQSVLAQDNLDIQHYNSFTAACVGAVPTSSPTSLCGTDGGVNALATDGNGIANPYFNAPSRPLLSSTAQYAPYDIVPVGVQLSSVGYVVPEVVTLIVQYKKDKWAFIPSFQFHGGQKYGAPETTYGFDPSSCSKVGLATPVTGDPRYPYGGSGNAADATTCGGSLVIPNPYTGNFDQPGAFTEPNQYSLHMGISYAATPRVSYQLNLANIVNLCSGGSKEPWTLNDNHWCLYGNSSGFFPPVGNFYNPGDTIQPQFKYPYFVNATGDNGSNGTVVPFNATFNVQFKM
- the sucD gene encoding succinate--CoA ligase subunit alpha, whose protein sequence is MSIYLNKASKVIVQGITGREGLYHANRMRAYGTNVVGGVTPGKGGQSVEQFDVFDTVSEARAKIGADTSVIFVPPPFAADAILESADAGIALIICITEGIPVHDMLKVMSVIPPSVRVIGPNCPGVITPGEALAGIMPGHVFSHGRVGLISRSGTLTYEIVDQLTRAGIGQSTCVGIGGDPIIGTVFVDCLQAFERDDATDAVVLVGEIGGTDEEDAAALIRDKQIVKPVVAFIGGRSAPEGKRMGHAGAIVSGGGGTAKAKIAAFESVNVPVAESPADIPSLIAAAMRLPARV